The Cucumis melo cultivar AY chromosome 6, USDA_Cmelo_AY_1.0, whole genome shotgun sequence genome includes a region encoding these proteins:
- the LOC103490873 gene encoding ethylene-responsive transcription factor ERF039 codes for MEDPLQRFQFHSQSSSSSSDIKNCIKEKTSKKVKLGSDGKHPTYRGVRMRQWGKWVSEIREPKKKSRIWLGTFSTPEMAARAHDVAAKTIKGHSAYLNFPELAHRLPRPASSSPKDIRAAAAKAALFNDEQNPGAKSELNLNCCGSSAVAVKSGGEIDDTFFDLPDLFIDDPNHQIDTFCFSQFVPIDGFDSVFTRPLSPSSPSDYFTYRGSLL; via the coding sequence ATGGAAGATCCTCTTCAAAGATTCCAATTTCACTCtcaatcttcatcttcttcatcagaTATCAAAAACTGCATCAAAGAAAAAACCTCCAAGAAAGTTAAACTCGGAAGCGACGGCAAACACCCAACTTATCGCGGCGTTCGAATGCGACAATGGGGGAAATGGGTTTCCGAAATCAGAGAACCAAAGAAGAAATCTAGAATTTGGTTAGGTACATTTTCCACGCCAGAAATGGCCGCTAGAGCTCACGACGTTGCCGCCAAAACGATCAAAGGTCATTCTGCTTACCTTAATTTCCCTGAATTGGCTCATCGTCTCCCTCGTCCGGCTAGTTCTTCTCCTAAAGACATTCGAGCCGCCGCTGCTAAAGCTGCCCTGTTTAATGATGAACAAAACCCCGGTGCGAAATCTGAATTGAATCTTAATTGCTGTGGCTCTTCTGCTGTTGCGGTCAAATCCGGTGGGGAAATTGATGATACTTTCTTTGATTTACCTGATCTGTTTATTGATGATCCTAATCATCAAATTGATACATTCTGTTTCTCGCAATTTGTTCCGATTGATGGGTTTGACTCTGTTTTTACACGGCCGTTGTCGCCATCCTCCCCGTCAGATTATTTCACTTACAGAGGTAGTCTTCTCTAG
- the LOC103490874 gene encoding formyltetrahydrofolate deformylase 1, mitochondrial, with translation MALIRRVSSSFPRVFGLTNRSLNSLNSPGESLDLPTSSSFAHGIHVFHCPDAVGIVAKLSECIASKGGNILGADIFVPENKNVFYSRSQFLFDPCKWPRMQMDEDFLKISKTFNAWKSVVRVPDQDPKYKIAIFASKQDHCLVDLLHQWQGGKLPVEITCVISNHDRDPNTHVMRFLERHGIAYHYLHTYNDNKREGEILELVKNTDFLVLARYMQVLSGDFLRSYGNDVINIHHGLLPSFKGSNPSKQAFNAGVKLIGATSHFVTEELDAGPIIEQMVERVSHRDNLQSFVQKSENLEKQCLTNAIRSYCELRVLPYEENRTVVF, from the exons ATGGCCCTCATTCGGAGAGTGTCATCGAGCTTCCCTCGAGTTTTTGGGTTAACGAATAGGTCCTTGAATTCTTTGAATTCTCCGGGGGAGTCCTTGGATTTACCGACCTCTTCTTCTTTCGCTCATGGAATCCATGTCTTCCATTGTCCT gaTGCCGTGGGAATTGTTGCCAAGCTATCAGAATGTATAGCTTCCAAAGGGGGAAACATACTCGGCGCCGATATTTTTGTCCCTGAAAACAAGAATGTCTTCTATTCCCGAAG CCAGTTCCTTTTTGATCCTTGTAAATGGCCAAGGATGCAAATGGATGAAGACTTCCTTAAGATTTCAAAAACATTCAATGCTTGGAAATCTGTTGTCCGGGTACCAGATCAAGACCCCAAATATAAAATTGCAATTTTTGCTTCAAAACAG GATCATTGTCTGGTTGACTTACTTCATCAATGGCAAGGAGGGAAACTTCCAGTGGAAATAACATGTGTTATAAG TAATCATGATAGAGACCCCAACACCCATGTGATGCGCTTTCTTGAAAGGCATGGTATTGCTTATCATTATTTGCACACATACAATGATAATAAAAGAGAAGGAGAGATATTGGAATTGGTGAAGAATACCGATTTTTTAGTACTTGCCAGGTACATGCAG GTATTATCTGGTGATTTCTTGAGGAGTTATGGGAATGATGTAATCAACATCCACCATGGCCTTCTGCCTTCATTCAAGGGCAGTAATCCTTCAAAGCAG GCATTTAATGCTGGCGTGAAGTTAATTGGTGCTACAAGCCATTTTGTGACGGAAGAACTTGATGCAGGACCAATCATTGAACAGATG GTTGAGAGGGTTTCCCACAGAGATAATTTGCAGAGTTTTGTACAGAAGTCAGAGAACCTAGAAAAGCAATGTCTAACAAATGCAATTAGATCATACTGTGAACTGCGCGTTTTGCCATATGAGGAAAACAGGACTGTTGTCTTTTAA